In Nomia melanderi isolate GNS246 chromosome 5, iyNomMela1, whole genome shotgun sequence, a single genomic region encodes these proteins:
- the LOC116424664 gene encoding uncharacterized protein LOC116424664 isoform X1 — protein MTETDTVDSLQEESEKKTADTMSQSEDVYAPEEPTPDIPISLLDIQMPETPESTKGQTSDGDMPRLESPRMLKPVLGKVQAKKRLMAFVNKFNVLPKVPNKTTLLQTHSAKVSKTKSGDGKSLQNDSSSSLTMDSDSVQFHNRHSGGGKSKKKTEEKILAIEEIRREESKSKLLLAEAMAAASLEEDNYVNRNGQNLLESVKGIRERSKQDDSVSRKSSSKSSMENKYSERRRYGREDRRDSVGRESKDYSTGKERYYKDRDQRRREKDKKDDKDKRDDTNRYEESRDRKEDERDKKDNEKDKWEDVKEKKGVKEKRENVREKRSLSREKSSEIKDRKEKEKDKERDKGKERDITHFSSWLELKNCGITMDDIIDIRRRDYSDRSTKNRTAEDYTRYFEQMLLLNDCRLKRYAFTVEGLDGPKEYPPESVRVTKRGRPQLLYSENPRMSLFLSHEQILHVVTGDRREKMREICEADIARDNAEDIEKSVRVRNWYPKAGICKSSEKVKWQFPVNVQLPRSKWDSEDEDRLSNDVEEEQQSEAKSRDINRGQETFPSRSSVIEEEIKNDQKNIDEGTESCIVNEDVDDNRQSTSPLLQSAGDEKLASEYEQFMKMVCTDIPTTKEFSPKVVPTKSTPPLSYHDFNIETNLPEDNNFTFVKHNVSEKLDKGETSKEEKHKNKEGRQNVQEVPEVEDDQMSSNDSRIQTQERRKQSEAVEEKRNESDDSRSIPSDWENVRIKVERLSDENSDSREVRRKKRRKKVTSSSDSSSTSSSSDSEEDVKRRKRKRRLSNDDTSVSDSDSSESSSSSSDSSSSDDKRKKRRKKKRKAEKRKKKAKRIARTKKKRRRKVSIDSSNSDDSSDDRRKKKAASKKVKEKQEHNEKENDNEDIIKVIQKSPLRSSSPLKKIKEERKGESRKRSVEKHDIWSKEQELVRNVISDSSSKGQKDEEKRNKTDERYLEEWEVDSVIMSQQKDERVSRSGIEKMENIEEDFRKIEKKDERAKKDERNKKDERLKEKCSNIGKEIIQSGGSIEEEIDLKKKKKREKEKKSSNEFLADWEKLEKQKKEKWGETEFDTLNVPSLTQLEREVSKRQLLADEWEVDSLEAVSDLLVNKKRSARNTKKVEKEVRYDKKTDTYIAIEKETLRECKKRQDRLSAMRIWEEEQEEGEREAMMLMEQKHKRKRDEWDIEKESYLREKAERKENLDESMSVIDSIHKEMSTANSDIDVSLKQDAIAVKRSKKSRWDMASQVEEKIELKAPVMWEEECVEWTNINKFERKNDKLSLERCDSILPKIKIKDEDIDQQSRKSASKNSNFIDLFSRKPQDVDLLETSWTSEEDTRSKSRSKSLENSSQRDIFFDKVNEQILPANMAEPHTVGQLKDMFEIDVKLTNKNVELYSPSSPAPSQKSEDMEQFQNDNSSSLNLRDDLIQAKLKKESCIMSDEESISVSNIPLQIKYREGKYSKLSMMKEEFEEILGMQTEDQSPQKIFLPKGVETSLAELPINEPCPDSNNYKSLRMDIFAEYESDESRGKLNTKNAEVVSSSSAKGEESTEGKAALKLIPKQLLVRRNNERPKNKLISDDPIQHAAALLTIQKKLRESHAVRNDMKNVSCEDLANEFKIGCEKVTSADVTLSNIIPAEQTTDTEVKVDSKDLSITVKTIITTKTDSPGTAKVDYDHVEEYKSNEKGSSKEEELKKPRSSIKDISDIEAQVRSSGREQRKRSPNRNESEKRVSDRSKEKRDKKFDDKERSDRRDSRSSKQDYSEKRKPSPSSSRRRRRSVSPRTSWERERSHSESHSRSWSRSRSKSPKRKEGSFSNRDKRISRIDEERCRSKVDDRRERSTRSPLQPNTAPYNKDHFKKYGSTKDRDDWNRRKYDILERDRDKEGKSYDPMEVLRERNIDSDRHRESRFRGDETDRSYWPYESENIPRDGNESLDSYPNGQDLDLDYEEKGYYRDDSIERDIMEGPLRPTSKFTQRRSRSASRRDRQWEKDRELVDLDRHSHSRRPEKSPSARGRSSPRLRRPSPRASHDRFRRGSRSRSRSWSRSRSRSRSRSRSRSRSRSRSRTRSRSRSASRSRSMRSRSRSRSRSGSRSRARSTSQSRLRSPDHSLRMMERLHSSRSPSVGRSRVGESSRERKDEHSNRKLDNCSERGRRIETIVQSVSGLARDSTVLDSDMHIGDNMETVAAGFQYHNENEVGNEYYYSENNLTYPPCIDDSATSSPKRLSLDDRLELELGIKKQQDSAGVSTDYPDNFNSNVCYPSSPQQQQQMLYRQQPTVLQVGNVLQVVPADFNGVPPAHREPTSSPAAPIVRGSSQVVRVGNVLQVVPTSLDWSGGQPASVEQPTGMIYSATVPQPSPVPSTSISVPVPVPVPMPVPVPAISSSTPVPTLSPVALPLSVPVPVPGPVPLPVTPTTFPRTEVAAPKTPVQPVYNYEVILETRRKEREERKRLREMRRKEKERRRIERINRRALRMLEKNNSRQSDSGQQKPSSLDPAVLKALRESDEQVETEEQSAPVIPEKEEGTSSAVPSTATEEEDAVADDDEEEEEEEEAEVEDDEEDEEEPEEDEEEDEEDDEKSSSRISNRRSEMEEAVIATTSEASKVHIDTESKEWSELPPPPLKGILVAPGFRRSLVANGNLDDLSTPENESDDNTEREGVDTDRTHESNREETGDNKSSKLKVQVKTKAKSLKLSMRRQKNKKSVQFADGIKPGEGTSPSGGEGDMPSPPPPTAVITRDGVREVRRSSSRKSRKQEKRSRPPKTKKKVKVKIIKLKKPRVTPLTAMMMDDSDELDDRSPPPPPPGSPPPPHLWPSYLSAYNSINRPSEAQSTSSTVSNAVQAPPPPTPLPLLVPPPPLNYTIQPCSKA, from the exons GAGACAGAAAAGAAGACGAAAGAGATAAAAAAGATAACGAGAAGGACAAATGGGAAGATGTGAAAGAGAAGAAGGGGgtaaaagaaaaaagggaaaacgtTAGAGAAAAGAGAAGCCTTTCAAGAGAGAAAAGTTCTGAAATCAAAgatagaaaagagaaagaaaaagataagGAAAGAGacaaagggaaagagagagatataACGCATTTTTCTTCGTGGTTAGAGTTGAAAAACTGTGGTATAACAATGGATGATATTATAGATATCAGAAGGCGTGATTACTCCGATCGATCGACAAAGAACAG aACAGCTGAAGATTACACGCGTTACTTCGAACAAATGTTACTGTTAAACGATTGCCGTTTGAAACGATACGCTTTCACCGTTGAAGGACTGGACGGACCTAAAGAATATCCACCTGAATCGGTGAGGGTGACCAAACGAGGAAGACCTCAATTACTTTACTCTGAGAATCCTCGCATGTCGCTCTTCCTGAGTCATGAACAGATTCTTCACGTCGTCACCGGTGATCGTCGTGAAAAAATGCGGGAGATATGCGAGGCGGATATTGCACG AGATAATGCAGAAGATATCGAGAAGTCGGTGCGTGTTCGTAATTGGTATCCAAAAGCAGGCATATGCAAGTCCAGCGAGAAGGTCAAATGGCAGTTTCCTGTGAACGTGCAATTGCCTAGATCAAAATGGGACAGCGAGGATGAAGACAGGTTGTCCAATGATGTTGAGGAAGAACAACAAAGCGAAGCGAAATCACGTGATATAAATCGGG ggCAAGAGACATTTCCTTCGCGTTCAAGTGTAATCGAAgaggaaataaaaaatgatcaGAAAAATATCGATGAAGGCACCGAGTCGTGCATCGTCAATGAAGATGTCGATGATAATAGACAATCAACGTCTCCGTTGCTACAATCCGCAGGCGACGAAAAATTAGCGTCAGAATACGAGCAATTCATGAAGATGGTCTGCACTGATATTCCAACGACAAAGGAGTTTTCTCCCAAAGTGGTTCCAACGAAATCCACTCCGCCGTTGAGCTATCATGATTTCAATATAGAGACTAATTTACCGGAGGACAATAATTTCACATTTGTAAAACATAATGTGTCCGAGAAGCTGGATAAAGGTGAGACGAGCAAAGAAGAGAAACACAAAAATAAGGAGGGTCGCCAAAATGTTCAAGAGGTACCGGAAGTCGAAGATGACCAGATGTCTTCAAACGATTCCCGTATTCAGACGCAGGAGCGTAGGAAGCAAAGTGAAGCGGTGGAAGAGAAGAGGAATGAGTCTGACGATTCCAGATCGATTCCCAGTGACTGGGAGAACGTTCGGATCAAAGTGGAACGTTTGAGCGACGAGAATTCCGACTCGAGGGAAGTTCGAAGAAAGAAACGACGGAAAAAGGTAACATCCAGCAGTGATTCATCTAGCACGTCTAGTTCATCGGATTCGGAGGAGGATgtaaaaaggaggaaaaggaaACGGAGGTTGTCGAACGACGACACTAGTGTTTCGGATTCTGATAGCAGCGAAAGTAGCAGCAGTAGCAGCGATTCCTCGAGTTCGGATGATAAACggaagaagaggagaaagaagaaacggaaagccgagaagaggaagaagaaagcaAAGCGGATAGCTAGAACGAAAAAGAAGCGAAGAAGAAAAGTTAGCATTGATTCCAGCAACAGTGATGATTCCTCTGATGACCGGAGAAAGAAGAAGGCAGCAAGTAAAAAAGTCAAAGAGAAACAAGAGCATAACGAGAAAGAAAATGATAATGAggatataataaaagtaatacaaaaaTCACCTTTACGGTCTTCCTCGCCATTGAAGAAGATTAAGGAGGAGAGAAAGGGTGAGTCGCGAAAGAGGTCCGTAGAGAAACATGATATTTGGAGCAAGGAGCAAGAATTAGTACGAAACGTTATATCCGACAGTAGCAGCAAAGGTCAGAAAGacgaggaaaagagaaataaaactgACGAGAGATACTTGGAGGAATGGGAAGTGGATTCTGTGATAATGTCGCAGCAGAAAGATGAAAGGGTATCGAGGAGTGGAAtcgagaaaatggaaaatatcgaggaggattttcgaaaaatagagaaaaaggacGAACGGGCCAAGAAGgatgaacgaaataaaaaagatgAACGCTTAAAAGAGAAATGTTCGAATATCggtaaagaaataatacagtCCGGTGGAAGTATCGAAGAAGAAATCGatctaaagaaaaaaaagaaaagagagaaggagaaaaaaagtaGTAATGAATTTTTAGCTGACTGGGAGAAGctggaaaaacagaaaaaggaaaagtgGGGAGAGACTGAATTTGATACTTTGAACGTACCGTCTCTGACTCAGCTTGAGAGAGAAGTAAGCAAGAGGCAGCTGTTGGCAGATGAATGGGAAGTTGATAGTCTAGAGGCAGTGTCGGATTTGCTTGTCAATAAGAAGAGATCTGCGCGCAATACGAAGAAAGTGGAGAAAGAAGTTCGTTACGATAAAAAAACAGATACATATATTGCCATAGAAAAAGAGACTTTAAGGGAATGCAAAAAACGGCAGGATAGACTCTCTGCGATGAGAATATGGGAAGAGGAGCAGGAAGAGGGTGAAAGAGAGGCTATGATGCTTATGGAACAAAAACATAAGCGGAAAAGGGACGAATGGGATATAGAGAAGGAGTCTTACTTGCGTGAAAAAGCAGAACGGAAGGAAAACCTGGACGAGAGTATGTCTGTAATTGACAGTATTCACAAGGAAATGAGTACAGCCAACAGTGACATAGATGTATCTCTGAAACAAGATGCAATTGCTGTTAAAAGAAGCAAAAAAAGTCGTTGGGATATGGCATCCCAAGTCGAGGAGAAAATAGAGCTCAAAGCTCCTGTTATGTGGGAAGAAGAATGTGTCGAATGGACAAACATAAACAAATTTGAGCGTAAAAATGATAAGCTGTCTTTGGAGCGTTGTGATTCGATCTTACCTAAAATTAAGATAAAAGATGAAGACATTGATCAGCAGTCAAGGAAGTCTGCATcgaagaattcaaattttattgatttGTTCTCCAGGAAGCCTCAAGATGTGGACTTATTGGAGACATCTTGGACTTCGGAAGAAGATACGAGAAGCAAGTCACGCTCGAAAAGTTTAGAAAATAGTTCTCAAAGGGATATATTCTTTGATAAGGTGAACGAGCAAATTCTTCCAGCAAATATGGCAGAACCACATACTGTTGGACAGTTAAAAGACATGTTCGAAATAGATGTAAAgttaactaataaaaatgtagaattatatagtcCTAGTTCTCCAGCGCCATCTCAAAAATCTgag GATATGGAGCAGTTTCAAAATGACAATTCTAGTTCTTTAAATCTCAGGGATGATTTGATTCAAGCTAAGCTGAAAAAAGAGAGCTGTATTATGTCTGATGAAGAATCTATTTCCGTATCCAATATACCTTTACAAATCAAGTATCGGGaagggaaatattcaaaactttcTATGATGAAGGaggaatttgaagaaatcttaGGAATGCAGACAGAGGATCAATCACCCCAAAAGATATTCCTGCCGAAAGGGGTTGAAACTTCTCTCGCCGAGCTTCCAATTAATGAGCCATGCCCCGACAGCAATAATTACAAGTCTTTACGAATGGATATATTTGCTGAATACGAATCTGACGAATCTCGTGGTAAACTAAATACCAAGAATGCTGAGGTGGTATCGTCCAGCAGCGCAAAAGGCGAAGAATCGACAGAAGGAAAGGCTGCTTTGAAACTGATTCCCAAACAGTTGCTAGTTCGTCGCAACAACGAGCGtccaaaaaataaattgatcTCGGATGATCCTATACAACATGCTGCTGCTCTTCTAACAATTCAGAAGAAGCTTAGGGAATCTCATGCCGTACGGAACGACATGAAGAATGTGTCTTGCGAAGATTTAGCTAATGAATTCAAGATTGGATGCGAGAAGGTAACTAGTGCTGATGTGACACTGAGTAACATTATCCCTGCCGAGCAGACTACTGACACAGAAGTTAAAGTGGATTCCAAAGATTTATCAATAACAGtgaaaacaataattacaacGAAAACAGACTCACCGGGAACCGCGAAAGTCGATTATGATCATGTCGAAGAATACAAATCTAATGAGAAAGGAAGTAGCAAAGAGGAAGAGCTTAAAAAACCTAGATCCAGCATTAAAGACATTAGTGACATTGAAGCTCAGGTTAGATCCTCCGGCagagaacaaagaaaaagaagtccAAATAGAAACGAGAGCGAGAAACGTGTCAGCGATCGTAGTAAAGAAAAGAGAGATAAGAAGTTTGACGATAAAGAGAGAAGTGACAGAAGAGATAGTAGAAGTTCAAAACAAGATTATTCAGAGAAAAGAAAGCCGAGTCCATCGAGTAGTCGCAGGAGACGAAGAAGTGTTAGCCCGCGTACCTCGTGGGAGAGGGAAAGAAGTCACAGTGAGAGTCACAGTCGTAGCTGGAGTAGAAGTAGAAGCAAGAGTCCAAAGAGAAAAGAGGGATCCTTTTCAAATAGGGATAAGAGAATTAGTAGAATCGATGAGGAAAGATGTAGGTCTAAAGTAGATGATAGAAGAGAAAGATCTACAAGAAGTCCTCTTCAGCCCAACACTGCCCCGTATAATAAAG ACCACTTCAAGAAATATGGTTCTACAAAAGACCGCGACGATTGGAACAGAAGAAAGTACGATATCTTGGAAAGGGACAGGGATAAGGAGGGAAAATCGTATGATCCCATGGAAGTTCTAAGGGAAAGAAATATAGATTCTGATCGGCATAGGGAGAGTAGATTTCGAGGAGATGAAACAGACAGATCCTATTGGCCCTACGAGTCTGAAAATATTCCACGAGATGGAAATGAATCATTGGACTCTTATCCTAATGGTCAAGATTTGGATCTTGATTATGAAGAAAAAGGTTACTACAGAGATGATAGTATTGAAAGAGACATCATGGAAGGTCCCCTTCGTCCTACTTCAAAATTCACACAAAG AAGGAGTCGATCTGCTTCGAGAAGAGACAGACAGTGGGAAAAAGACAGAGAATTAGTGGATCTAGACAGACACAGCCACTCTCGAAGACCTGAAAAATCGCCATCTGCACGAGGCCGTTCATCCCCTCGACTAAGGCGTCCTTCACCTAGAGCCTCTCATGATCGTTTCCGACGAGGATCGAGATCGCGATCCAGATCATGGTCCAGGTCAAGATCCAGATCAAGATCAAGATCAAGATCGAGATCTAGATCTAGATCGAGGTCGAGAACACGATCGCGTTCTCGATCAGCGTCAAGGTCAAGGTCAATGCGATCAAGGTCGCGATCCAGATCCAGATCAGGTTCACGGTCAAGGGCCAGGTCGACATCGCAATCCAGGCTGAGAAGTCCGGACCATAGCTTAAGAATGATGGAACGGTTACACTCCTCtag ATCACCCTCTGTGGGACGAAGCAGAGTCGGCGAAAGCTCAAGGGAAAGGAAGGATGAGCACAGTAATAGAAAGCTAGATAATTGCAGCGAGAGGGGTAGACGCATTGAAACGATCGTTCAGTCCGTTTCTGGGCTGGCTAGAGACTCAACTGTATTAGACTCGGATATGCACATCGGCGACAATATGGAAACAGTCGCGGCTGGTTTCCAGTACCATAATGAAAACGAAGTGGGAAACGAGTACTATTATAGCGAGAATAATTTAACTTACCCTCCGTGCATTGACGACTCAGCTACGAGTTCTCCAAAACGTTTATCTCTCGACGATAG GTTAGAACTTGAGCTAGGGATTAAAAAACAACAGGATAGCGCAGGAGTATCTACAGATTATCCTGATAACTTCAATTCTAACGTATGCTATCCATCCTCGCCTCAGCAACAGCAACAGATGCTATATCGTCAACAACCTACGGTGTTACAA GTGGGCAACGTATTACAAGTTGTACCGGCAGACTTTAATGGAGTCCCGCCAGCACACAGGGAACCGACAAGTTCGCCAGCAGCCCCTATTGTGAGAGGTTCCAGTCAGGTGGTGCGTGTAGGTAATGTTCTCCAAGTAGTACCTACATCATTAGATTGGAGTGGCGGACAGCCCGCGTCAGTGGAGCAGCCGACAGGGATGATATACTCCGCAACAGTTCCACAGCCCTCTCCAGTTCCTTCAACCTCTATATCCGTACCTGTTCCAGTTCCTGTTCCCATGCCAGTACCTGTACCCGCTATAAGTTCATCCACACCTGTGCCTACACTGTCTCCGGTCGCACTGCCGCTTTCTGTTCCTGTACCAGTCCCTGGACCGGTTCCACTTCCGGTCACGCCGACAACGTTCCCGAGAACGGAAGTGGCAGCGCCAA aaACACCAGTTCAACCGGTATACAATTATGAGGTTATATTGGAAACTCGACGCAAGGAAAGGGAGGAACGCAAACGATTAAGAGAGatgagaagaaaggaaaaggaacgAAGGCGAATAGAGAGGATCAACCGACGCGCTCTTCGGATGCTTGAGAAGAATAACTCGCGTCAGTCTGACAGTGGTCAGCAAAAACCTTCGAGTCTGGATCCTGCAGTTCTAAAGGCTCTACGGGAAAGCGATGAGCAAGTTGAGACAGAAGAGCAGTCTGCTCCGGTAATTCCTGAAAAGGAAGAAGGCACGTCGTCTGCGGTACCATCTACTGCAACGGAAGAGGAAGACGCAGTTGCTGATGACgatgaagaagaggaagaagaggaggaagctGAAGTAGAGGATGACGAGGAGGATGAAGAGGAACCTGAagaagacgaggaagaagacgaggaagacgatgaaaaaTCATCCTCAAGAATAAGTAATCGGCGTAGTGAAATGGAGGAGGCAGTTATAGCGACTACCTCCGAAGCGAGCAAAGTCCATATTGACACAGAGTCCAAAGAGTGGTCAGAGTTACCACCGCCACCTTTAAAAGGAATCTTAGTTGCTCCAGGTTTCAG GAGATCTTTAGTCGCTAATGGCAACCTGGATGATTTATCTACTCCTGAAAACGAGAGCGATGACAATACAGAGAGAGAAGGGGTGGACACAGATAGAACTCATGAATCCAACAGAGAGGAAACAGGTGACAATAAGTCAAGCAAGTTAAAGGTTCAAGTTAAGACGAAGGCGAAGTCGTTAAAGCTAAGTATGAGGAGACAAAAGAATAAGAAATCTGTTCAATTTGCGGATGGAATTAAACCGGGAGAAGGTACAAGTCCTAGCGGCGGTGAGGGGGACATGCCTTCTCCTCCACCCCCTACAGCTGTGATTACTCGAGACGGGGTCCGTGAGGTTCGAAGATCCAGCTCCAGGAAAAGTCGAAAACAGGAAAAGAGAAGTCGGCCACCTAAGACCAAGAAAAAAGTGAAG GTGAAAATTATAAAGCTGAAGAAGCCTCGCGTCACTCCTTTAACGGCGATGATGATGGATGACTCAGACGAATTAGATGACCGCTctccaccaccgccgccgccaggATCACCTCCACCCCCGCATCTATGGCCAAGTTACCTTTCTGCTTACAATTCTATCAATCGTCCAAGTGAAGCTCAATCTACGTCTTCTACGGTCTCCAATGCTGTTCAAGCTCCTCCACCGCCCACACCCTTGCCTCTTCTAGTTCCTCCTCCCCCTCTGAATTATACGATACAACCTTGTAGTAAAGCATAG